In Stenotrophomonas sp. 169, one DNA window encodes the following:
- a CDS encoding histone H1-like repetitive region-containing protein: MSNGNGVTTTLSETVENVKEAASNVGETIAHTAEDAVAAVKTTAKRVRKAATTRVAAAKKSVAKVEKAVAKKADDAAKSVGKSLSKARQKLETAKKNAQAEAAALTKTVAKKKAAATKAVTKKAAAVKKTATKKVAVAKKTATKKAAVAKKAVGKKVAVAKKTATRKAAVAKKTVGKKVAVAKKTATRKAAVAKKTIGKKVAVAKKAVAKKSVAKKAVGKKTAVARKAVAKKTAIAKKTATRKVAVARKTVGKKTVAAKKAVGKKSAVARKTVAKKSAVAKKTVARKAAPVKKAVGKKTAVAKKTVARKAAPAKKAVARKAPAKKVAARKGATKRAK; the protein is encoded by the coding sequence ATGAGCAACGGTAATGGTGTGACGACGACGCTGAGCGAAACCGTCGAGAACGTGAAAGAAGCTGCAAGCAACGTTGGCGAGACCATCGCCCACACTGCCGAGGACGCCGTGGCTGCGGTCAAGACGACGGCCAAGCGTGTTCGCAAGGCGGCAACCACCCGCGTCGCCGCGGCGAAGAAGTCGGTCGCCAAGGTCGAAAAGGCCGTGGCAAAGAAGGCAGACGATGCAGCCAAGTCGGTCGGCAAGTCCCTCTCCAAGGCGCGCCAGAAGCTGGAAACGGCCAAGAAGAACGCCCAGGCTGAAGCCGCTGCGCTGACCAAGACGGTCGCCAAGAAGAAGGCCGCCGCCACCAAGGCCGTGACCAAGAAAGCAGCTGCAGTGAAGAAGACCGCGACCAAGAAGGTGGCCGTAGCCAAGAAGACCGCGACCAAGAAGGCCGCTGTTGCCAAGAAGGCCGTCGGCAAGAAGGTCGCCGTGGCCAAGAAGACCGCGACCAGGAAGGCCGCTGTTGCCAAGAAGACCGTCGGCAAGAAGGTTGCCGTGGCCAAGAAGACCGCGACCAGGAAGGCCGCTGTTGCCAAGAAGACCATCGGCAAGAAGGTCGCCGTGGCCAAGAAGGCTGTCGCCAAGAAGTCTGTCGCCAAGAAGGCAGTGGGCAAGAAGACGGCTGTTGCCAGGAAGGCTGTCGCCAAGAAGACCGCTATCGCCAAGAAGACGGCGACCAGGAAGGTAGCGGTTGCCCGCAAGACCGTTGGCAAGAAGACCGTTGCTGCCAAGAAGGCTGTCGGCAAGAAGTCCGCCGTTGCCCGCAAGACCGTCGCCAAGAAGAGCGCTGTTGCCAAGAAGACCGTCGCGCGCAAAGCCGCACCGGTGAAGAAGGCAGTGGGCAAGAAGACGGCTGTCGCCAAGAAGACCGTTGCCCGCAAGGCTGCACCGGCGAAGAAAGCCGTAGCGCGCAAGGCGCCGGCGAAGAAGGTTGCCGCACGCAAGGGCGCGACCAAGCGCGCCAAGTAA